In a single window of the Bacillus mycoides genome:
- a CDS encoding YokU family protein, protein MNCMWCDSTEAKESLNTVYWELPDGTKAIEIQETPCITCSSCGMDYQADHTVKEIEDQLFLIYTKDLPKQLTYEELMGRPRLLKRNYFDF, encoded by the coding sequence ATGAATTGTATGTGGTGTGACAGTACAGAAGCGAAAGAAAGCTTGAATACTGTATATTGGGAATTACCAGATGGTACGAAAGCCATTGAAATCCAAGAGACACCATGTATTACTTGTTCCTCATGTGGAATGGACTATCAAGCAGACCATACTGTAAAAGAAATTGAAGATCAGTTGTTTTTAATTTATACGAAAGATTTGCCAAAACAACTAACATACGAAGAGTTGATGGGAAGACCACGTTTATTAAAAAGGAATTATTTCGACTTTTAA
- a CDS encoding DUF3930 family protein, which yields MEYQYEVEQTKEEFMHEDQWADSLIKWLFIFLIIVGIPYTAYVVVQFILSF from the coding sequence ATGGAATACCAATACGAAGTAGAGCAAACAAAAGAAGAGTTCATGCATGAAGATCAATGGGCAGACTCTCTTATTAAATGGCTTTTTATTTTTTTAATAATTGTAGGCATACCTTATACTGCATATGTTGTTGTTCAATTTATTCTCTCTTTCTAG
- the ablA gene encoding lysine 2,3-aminomutase: MLHDVYKPNRHWKDIELWKDVTEEQWNDWVWQLTNTIKTLDDLKKVINLTPDEEEGVKISTKTIPLNITPYYAWLMNPDDPRCPIRMQSVPISEELYKTKYDLEDPLHEDEDSPVPGLTHRYPDRVLFLVTNQCSMYCRYCTRRRFSGQIGMGVPKKQLDDAIAYISETPQVRDVLISGGDGLLINDKILEYVLKNLRAIPHVEIIRIGTRAPVVFPQRITENLCNIIKKYHPVWLNTHFNTSIEITEESKLACEMLANAGVPIGNQAVILAGINDSVPIMKKLMHDLVKIRVRPYYIYQCDLSEGIGHFRAPVSKGLEIIEGLRGHTSGYAVPTFVVDAPGGGGKIALQPNYLISQSADKVVLRNFEGVITTYPEPENYIPGRAEGYFKEIYPTYEEKRSDIGVAGLMSDKKFNLVPDDLQRMNRRKDYEVNETHASLKDKRDKRDQLKDKKYQAQIAKLDDDKKNEGDVV, translated from the coding sequence ATGTTACATGATGTATACAAACCAAATCGTCACTGGAAGGATATTGAATTATGGAAAGATGTTACAGAAGAACAATGGAATGATTGGGTTTGGCAATTAACGAATACGATCAAAACTTTAGATGATTTAAAGAAAGTAATTAACTTAACACCTGACGAAGAAGAAGGCGTTAAAATTTCAACGAAAACGATCCCGTTAAACATTACACCGTACTATGCTTGGCTAATGAATCCTGATGACCCACGCTGTCCGATTCGGATGCAATCAGTACCGATTTCGGAAGAGTTATATAAAACAAAATATGATTTAGAAGATCCTCTTCATGAAGATGAAGATTCACCAGTTCCAGGATTAACTCATCGTTATCCAGACCGTGTACTATTTTTAGTAACGAATCAATGTTCTATGTATTGTCGTTACTGTACACGTCGTCGTTTTAGTGGACAAATTGGAATGGGCGTACCGAAAAAGCAATTAGATGATGCGATTGCTTATATTAGTGAAACACCACAAGTACGTGACGTTTTAATTTCTGGCGGTGATGGACTTCTAATTAATGATAAAATTTTAGAATATGTATTAAAGAATTTACGAGCAATCCCGCATGTTGAGATTATTCGTATCGGAACGAGAGCACCAGTTGTATTCCCACAGCGTATTACAGAAAACCTGTGTAACATAATTAAAAAATACCATCCAGTATGGTTAAATACTCATTTTAACACTTCTATTGAGATTACAGAAGAATCGAAACTAGCATGTGAAATGCTTGCAAATGCAGGTGTTCCAATTGGAAACCAAGCTGTAATTTTAGCTGGAATTAATGACAGCGTTCCAATTATGAAAAAACTTATGCATGATTTAGTGAAAATTCGTGTTCGTCCATATTACATTTATCAATGTGATTTATCAGAAGGTATCGGTCATTTCCGTGCACCAGTTTCGAAAGGTCTTGAAATTATTGAAGGCTTACGTGGACATACGTCTGGTTATGCAGTACCAACTTTCGTTGTCGATGCACCGGGTGGAGGCGGAAAAATTGCGCTTCAGCCAAACTATTTAATTTCACAAAGTGCGGATAAAGTTGTTCTTCGTAACTTTGAAGGGGTTATTACAACGTATCCAGAACCAGAAAACTATATCCCAGGAAGAGCAGAAGGCTACTTTAAAGAAATTTATCCGACTTATGAAGAGAAACGTTCTGATATCGGCGTTGCAGGATTGATGAGTGATAAGAAATTTAATCTTGTTCCAGATGATTTACAACGTATGAATCGCCGCAAAGATTATGAAGTCAATGAAACGCATGCTTCTTTAAAAGATAAACGTGATAAGCGTGATCAATTAAAAGATAAAAAATATCAAGCACAAATAGCAAAGTTAGATGATGACAAAAAAAATGAGGGTGACGTAGTATGA
- a CDS encoding YozE family protein, translated as MKKTFYHYMMKHRAALFKNEISDLAEAMYDDLSFPKQSEDYDVISSYLELSGMLESMSIFDDAWDLYIQER; from the coding sequence TTGAAAAAGACATTTTACCATTATATGATGAAGCACCGTGCAGCTTTATTTAAAAATGAAATATCAGATTTAGCAGAGGCGATGTATGATGATTTAAGTTTTCCGAAGCAATCTGAAGACTATGATGTAATTAGTTCATACTTAGAGTTAAGTGGAATGCTAGAAAGTATGTCTATATTTGATGATGCATGGGATTTATATATACAAGAGAGATAA